DNA from Mucilaginibacter mallensis:
ATATCCCTGAATTATCCTTTGAATAACGATGAGGTGCTGGCCGTGGCTTACCAATACACCTATAACGGTGTTACTTACCAAGTGGGTGAGTTTTCAAGCGATCGTGCGGTTAATAACAATAACCCAAATGTGTTGTATGTAAAGTTGCTGAAAAATACTTTACTAAAAACCAACCTGCCAACCTGGAAACTGATGATGAAAAACATCTATAATTTAGGTGCATACCAGATCAGTCCAACCAACTTTAAAATGAATATTTCGCGGCTTGATAATAACTCAGGCATCGCGAAGCAAATAATGGCTGAAGGTAAGAACACTACCGGCAAGCTTTGGATTCAGTTAACCGACCTGGATAACCTCGATCAGCAGCAACAGAAAAAACCCGATGGTTATTTCGACTTTATAGAGGGCATAACTATCGACTCCAAAAACGGCTTCCTGATCTTTCCCGAAGTTGAACCTTTCGGCTCCGACCTAGCAGCAAAATTTGCGCCCGGGGAAACGAGCCTGGTCAGTACTTATGTGTACCAGCAGTTGTATGACTCCACCAAAACCGTAGCGCAGCAATTTTATCCGCAATTGAACAGGTATGTGATACAGGGTACCTATACATCGCAGGGCGGCTCTGAGTACCAGTTGAATGCCACCAATATTCCGCAAGGCTCTGTTATTGTAACAGCAGGTGCTACCAAATTGGTTGAGGGTAACGATTTTACGGTTGATTATAATGCCGGTACTATCCGCATACTTAACCAGGCCATCCTTTCATCGGGCGTGCCCATTACCGTGAATTTGGAAAACAATGAGCTATTCGGCGTTCAGCAAAAATCATTATACGGCTCAAGGTTTGATTACGATGCGAGCCCTAAACTAAAATTAGGTGCAACCATTATGCACCTTACCGAGCAACCTATTTCGCAAAACGAGGCCGTAGGAGACGAATCCATCTCCAATACCATTTGGGGCTTTGATGGCCACTACAGCTCCGACTCGCGCTTACTTACCCGTTTGGTTGATAAGATACCATTTATACATACCAAGGCCCCATCATCAATAAACCTGAGCGGTGAGTTTGCCCAGTTATTGCCTGGTACGCCAAGCGTACTGAATTATGCAGGATCAAAAAATGGTACAGCTTACCTTGATGATTTTGAGAATAGCCAATCAGATATCGACCTGAAGAGTGCCATAAGCTGGCAGATCTCAGGCACGCCGCAGTTATTCCCCGAATCGCAGCGGTTTAATGATCTGAGCTACGGTTTCCACCGTGCCCGCCTGGCCTTTTATAATATCGACCCCATATTTTATACCTCAAGCAGTATACCGGTTTCCCGCGCCGAGTTGTCAAAGCCTTATGTGCGCGAGGTGTTAGAAACGGAAGTGTTCCCATTCAAACAATCAGTAACCGGGCAGCCATTGGTTTTACCAACTTTGGATCTGGCTTTTTACCCTAAAGTGCGCGGCCCGTATAACTATACCACAACCGGCATCAACAGTGATGGTACACTGCAAACCCCGGCCAATAACTGGGGTGGTATGATGCGGGCAATATCAACAACCGATTTTGAGGCACTAAACGTAGGTTATATTGAGTTTTGGGTGCTCGACCCCTTTATCAATAATAAAAATAGCGGTTACCTGTATTTCGACCTGGGCAGTATTTCGGAAGATATATTGAAGGATGGGCGTAAAAGTTTGGAAAATGGCCTGCCAGTTAACGGCGATTACAGTACTGTTGATACCACCGCCTGGGGCCGTGTTGCCAAGCTGCAGCCAGTGGTTGATGCCTTTGATAATGACCCGAACGCGCGCGCTTTGCAGGATGTTGGTTTGGATGGTTTGAACGATGCTGATGAACGTGCAAAATTTGGTACCGTAGTACAGCGCGTTAAGGCAGTAGTAAGCCCGCAGGCAGCCACTGATTTTGCCAATGACCCATCAACAGATAATTACCAGTATTACCAGGGCCCTAAGCTTGACCAGGCCGGGGCGGGCATCCTGCAACGTTACAGCCAGTACAATGGTACAGATGGTAACTCCAAAACAGCACAACAATCGCAGGCGCTGCTTGGCCTGCAAACATCGGCCTCCACCTCCCTGCCCGATGCGGAGGATATTGACCGCGATAACAACATGAGTACCGATGATGAATATTTTGAATATAAGGTACCCATCAACCCGCAAAACCTGGTAGTAGGGCAGGGTTTTGTTAATGATAAAGTAACCTCAAGTGTTAAACTGGCTAATGGTGTAACACAATCCTATACCTGGTACCAGTTCCGCATCCCTATCAATTCTTATCAGGCAGCAATTGGCGGTATTCAGGATTTTAAGTCTATCCGTTTTATCAGGATGTATATGACCGGTTTCGCCGATACATCTATTTTGCGTTTCGCAACCCTGCAACTGGTAAGAGGCGATTGGCGCGCATATAACTCCGACAATACCGCTGCTAACGTTATTGCCGATCCCGCTATTGTTAATCCCGTGCCCGATGGTTCAACCATGGTGGTTGGTACGGTTAATATTGAGGAGAACGGTAACCGCGTGCCAATACCCTATGTAGTGCCGCCGGGCATACAGCGCCAAACCAATTATACCGGTATAAATGCCAATACCAAGCTAAATGAGCAATCACTATCATTAACGGTTACCAACCTGCACGATGGGTATTCGCAAACGGCCTTCAAAACATTTAATAACGATTTGCGTAATTATAAACACCTGCAAATGTTTATACATGCTGAAGCTCTGCCTACCCAACAGCTAAAGGATAATGACCTGAGCGCATTTATCCGTTTGGGTATTGATTATGTAGATAATTATTACGAGTGTGAAATTCCTTTGCAGGTAACACAGCCGGGTAGCACTAATCCAAACTCCATTTGGCCTGCGGCCAATCAGCTCGACCTGGAACTTTCGGTACTTACCAATGCAAAACTGGCCCGTAATAATGCCCGGTATAAGGGGCAGCCATGGCCGTTAAATATACCTTACACCGTTACTGTTGGCATCTATAAAATAACCATTATGGGCCAGCCCGATCTGAGCCGTTTAAGTACGGTGATGCTGGGTGTACGTAACCCGTATAAACTAAATAACCCAACTAATGACGATGGGCTACAGAAATCGGGTATTGTATGGTTTGATGAGCTAAGGTTGACGGATTTTAACGAACGTAAAGGCTGGTCGGCAATAGCAAAGGCTGATGTGAAGCTGGCTGATTTTGCCGATATAACCGTATCGGGCAGTAAAACAACAGCCGGCTTTGGTACACTCGATTCAAAAATAGGCGACCGTACATTGGATAATACGCAGTCGTATGATATCTCGGCAAATGTGGAGCTCGGTAAATTCTTTCCGGATAAAAGCGGCGTACATATCCCAACCTATATAAACGTATCAAACCAAACCAGTATGCCGCTATATGACCCGGCATCGCCTGATATTGAGTTGAGCCAAACACTTAAAGCCGCTACCAGCACCAAGCAAAAGGATTCCATAAAAAACGCTGCCGAAGATTATACCGAACGCAAGAGCATTAATTTCACCAACGTACACATTGCCAAAACAAACCCTGCAACACCGAACCGTGTATGGGATATAGATAATTTTAATGCCACCTATGCCTTTACCGATATGGAGCACCACGACTTTAATACGGTTACCGATTTTGAAAAGACGTACCGGTTTGCGCTGGCTTACAACTACGCCATCAAACCAAAATATATTAGCCCGTTTGCCAAAATAATTAAGAACAATTTGCTCACCATTTTTAAGGATATAAACTTTAACCTGATGCCATCAAGGTTGAATTTTAGTATTGATTTTGATCGTTTTGATTCGCAAACCACTTTAAGAAATAACGACCCTACAAATATTATCCCAATACCAACCACCTATAACAATACCTTTAACATAACCCGGGTATTTGGCGTAGGCTGGAACCTTACCAAATCGTTAACCCTTAATATTGATGCCACTAACCTGTCAACAGTTGATGAGCCGCAGGGGCCGCTTACCGGATTGAACAGGGACACACTTTGGAATAATTTAAAGCATTTGGGGCGCACCATTAATTATAACCATACCGTTGCTTTAACCTGGGCCGTGCCTATAAATAAGCTGCCCTACATGGATTGGGTTACGGCCAATTTTAGTTATAACACACAATTTACCTGGATGGCCCAACCGGGATTTTCTATAGATGACCCGCAGTTTGAGGTGGGTAACAGTATACAAAACAGGCGTACCATTGAGTTCGATCCTACATTTAACTTTATCACCCTGTATAATAAATTCCCGTTGTTACGCAGGGCGCAAAAAGGCGAGGGCATGAGTAAACTGAGTAAGGTTTTACTAGGCTTGTTAACCAGCGTTAAAAGCTTAAATGCAACCTATACCCAAACGCAGGGTACCTATTTACCCGGATACCTGCCGCAGTCGACCATATTTGGCGAAGACCCAAGTTACAGCGCGCCGGGTATCGGGTTTTTACTGGGTAGCCAGGCTGATCTGCGGCCACAGGCCATTGCAAAGGGATGGATCTCGTCAGATACCTTACAGAACCAGTTATATGTACAATCCTATAATTCAGACCTGCACTTTAGTAGCACGCTCGAGCCTATACCGGGTTTGCGTATCCTGTTAACTGCATTTAAAACACAGGATCATACCTATCAGTCGAACTTCAAATACCTGGCCGCAACCAATAGCTTTGAAAATCTTTCACCTGTAATCACCGGCGATTACAGCATATCATATATGACATTGGCTACCGCGTTCTCCAAAACAAGCGGTATTAACAATACATCGGCTGTTTATGAAAACTTCCTGAACGATCGTAGTGAGATCTCGACCAGGCTGGGTAAAACCAATCCAAACTCTACTGGGGTTGTTGGCGGCTTTGCCGATGGTTATGGCCCTAACTCGCAGGATGTGCTGGTGCCCGCTTTCCTGGCGGCATATACAGGTAAGGATCCATCAAAATCAAGCCTTAGCCAGTTCCCAAATATACCTATCCCCAACTGGCAGATCACCTATAGCGGCTTAGCTAAAATTCCTTTTATAAGTGAGATTTTTGATTCGTTCGATCTGAAACATGCCTATTCATCAACCTACAATGTGGGCGGCTATACCACGCTGCTGCAATATTCTGAAACAGATGGTAATGCGACCTCAAGGGATGTGAATAACGACTTTTTACCGCTATACCAGTTCTCGCAGATCACCATATTTGAACAGTTTGCGCCTTTATTGGGTGTTGATATGCGGTTTAAGAATAATGTAACCGCCAATTTTAGCTACTCGCAAAGCAGGGCATTGAGCTTAAGCTTATTAAACAGTCAGCTGGCACAGCAAAATGAGAACGATGTGATCTTCGGGTTTGGGTATAAAGCCAAAAACTTCAGATTCCCGTTTGGCTTGTTTAAGAATGTGATATTAAAAAACGATCTTACCTTTAACCTTACATTCGATCTTCGCGATACCAAAACCCTCATTTACCAGCCCGATGTACTGGCCGCCCAGGTATCATCAGGCGCGCAAAATATTACCTACCGCCCCGAAGTAGATTACTCCATCAGTCAGCGTTTTACGGTGAGTTTCTTCTATGATTCTAACATCACAAGGCCATATACTTCGCAAACCTTTACCACATCGTTCACCAATTTTGGTTTCAACTTAAAACTGCTGTTGCAATAAATTTATTGCTGCAATTCCTTTTCGCGCTGCTTTTCGGCACGGCGCTGTTGTCTTAACGCCTTTTTGGTGAGGCGTTCCTGCTTTTTCTGCGCGTTATTATTTTTCATTGCGGCAATGGCTTCTATAGTTTTTTTATCAAGCCCTGCCGATGGCTTTATACCGCTGAACAGGGTTTGCCATACCGTTTTAAAGAAAGGGAAATTATCAGGCCGAACGAAAGTAACATTAAATGTACGGGGGGCACCGCCTATTTTATCCGGATTATCGTGCTTAAGGATAAACAGGTTGGCGTAAAACGTTTCAATTATCTTGCTCTTAAGTCCATAAGTGGAGTCGGGTTTTAATAGTTTTACCTTCAGATCATTGTACAACAGAGCCAGGTGTCCTTTTGATATTTTACTGCTGCCCTTTATATCAAAGCTAAGGTCCTTTATAGTTCCCGATGTGATCTTAACCATAGCCAATGGCATAGTTGCCGGGTTAATATCTGTTAGCTTCATCGGCCCTAAATTTCCTTTATAACTAAAGGCGGCATCCTTATCCGTTAAATTAAAGTTGAACAGCACATTTAGCCTACCCCTGTTCATAAAATAGGAGTTTAAGTATATCGTGCTAATATTATTCTTTGCAAGGGCATCTTTATTATTGGTTACATTTAAAGCGGTGCCGGTTGTATTATTAAAGGTAATGGTACCGGTTTGATTTGATTTTTTATTGAACTCGCTGTAAGCAATATTGTATCTTTTTATCTGGATGGTATCAACTTTAATATCGGTAGTAAAGCTGCTTAAAGCCACATTCGGAAAGCTTTTTGTTTTATCTGCATCAGGATCTTTAGCACCCTTAGGGTTGCTGAAAACAGATAACATGCCCCCCTTTACCATTATTTTTGATGCCGATACTTTACGGTATTTATGATAGCCCAGGTAATCAAAATGGTTGAGTTGTATCGTATCTATCCCCAGGTCGTAACGAGTTTGATGGCTCTTGTTAAAAAAATCATTCGCTTTAATGGGCGTTAACCTAAAGCCCTCAACATTCAGCTGCGAGGTTAGGGTTGATAGTTTAAGATGGTTTATTTTATAGGTATATAAACCATTTGGCGTTTGGCCCGTATAGTTATTTACCTCAAACACTATCTCCTTACAATAAAGCTGTCGCGATTTATCCGTTTGTGTAGCAGAATCTATCAATAGATCACTGGCACTCAGGTTCATCTCCTTTAGCTCGGATATGGCCACTTTATTGCCTGAGTAATCCCTGTATTTCAGCTTTACATCATTTAAATAGATGGCCCCTATACGAATAGATTTAAGGCTCTTTGAGATCATTTCCCATGGAGTGCGACGGTCCTTAATTACAGTATCGCGGGTATGGTTCAGTTGATAACTTACATTCAGTTCCGGGCTGCTCAAAATTATCTCCCCGATATTAAGCTTGTGATGAAAGTATAATTGAAGCGGGTGGATATTATTAAGTATCAGCCTCCGTAAATGCAGCTCAACCAGGTTATTGGGCGCTATGTTCTGCTTTTTTCTGCGGTTAAAAACCGCCGTATCAGGCTTTAGGGTGATGTTATAAAAAATGAGCTGCCCCTTAAGCACATGCAGTTCAGCATCACTGAAATCAACATTATACAAACTATCGCTGCTGCTTAAAACAACGCTTTTTACCCGCATAGCCAGCACGGGCGACCAGTACCTGTTTATAAAAAATGATAGAATTAAAACAAGTGCTGCTATTGTTAGTAAGATAGCCGCGCCTATTTTATGATGCCTGCGTAACGCCATTCTTTAGTTTTTACTTTTGATATGTTTCTTTTATTCCCTTTTGGCGTTCTTATTTTTATAGCGGCTTTGTATTAGCTCCGGCTTAAAGTTAGCCTTTATACGTATTATTATACTTATTGGTATATCCTTATAACAACAAAATATACATTTTGTTAAATGCTGACAATCTGTCACGCTATAATTTAAATTTTATGTATTTTTGCAAACTAATTTTGTTAAAAATACGATGGATTTATTAATTCCGGATAAAACACATGATGAGAGCAGGCAAGGTGAGGCTTTATTGTTAGAACCGGTTGCCGGAAAAAATAACGGACGCAAACTATACATTGAAAGTTATGGCTGCGCCATGAATTTTTCTGACAGTGAAATAGTTGCATCTATTTTGCAGGATAAAGGATTTGAAACCACAACAGATTTTAACAATGCCGATGTGGTATTGATAAACACCTGTTCCATCCGCGAGAATGCCGAACAACGTGTGCGCAACCGCTTAAAGGAGTTTACCGTAGCCAAGGTTAAAAACCCCGGTATGGTAGTTGGTGTGCTGGGTTGTATGGCCGAGCGCTTAAAATCAAAATTTTTAGAAGAAGAAAAACTGGTAGATGTAGTGGTTGGCCCTGATGCCTACCGCGACCTGCCCGGCCTTATAGAGCGTGTTGACGATGGACAAAAAGCCGTAAACGTATTGCTATCCCGTGAGGAAACTTATGCGGATATTAGCCCGGTGCGCTTAAACAGCAATGGCATAAACGCCTTTGTATCCATTATGCGTGGCTGCGATAATATGTGCTCGTTCTGCGTAGTGCCATTTACACGTGGCCGTGAGCGCAGCCGCGAGCCGCTATCAATAGTAGCTGAATGCACCGATCTGTTTAACCGTGGCTACCGCGAGGTTACCTTATTGGGCCAAAATGTTGACTCCTACAAATGGAACCCGGAGAAACAGAATGCTAAAGCAGAAGACCAAAAACCCATAATGGGTATGGACCTGCTGGAGAAAGTACTTTCATCAGGCGAGGACCTGGGCGAAACACAGGATCAGGCTTTGGAAGAAGTTAAGGAAGGGGTAACCTTTGCTAACCTTTTAGAGATGGTTGCAGAGATCAGCCCTGAATTGAGGATCCGCTTTTCAACCTCGCATCCAAAAGATATTACTGATGATGTATTGTACACCATGAAGGCGTATGATAACATTTGCAAATATATTCACCTGCCGGTACAATCGGGTAATACCCGTGTACTGAAACTGATGAACCGTACTTATAGTCGTGATTGGTATATCGACAGGATCAACGCTATTCGTCGGATCATCCCTGAATGTGCGATATCAACCGATGTAATAACAGGTTTTTGCAGCGAAACAGAAGAAGAACACCAGGATACCTTAAGCATGATGGATTATGTGCAATACTATTTTGCCTACATGTTCATGTACTCCGAAAGGCCCGGAACATTAGCCGCAAAACGTTATGCAGATGACATTCCGGAGGCAGTAAAGCACCAGCGCTTAAAAGAGGTGGTGGCTAAACAGCAGGAACATTCACACGCGCGTTTAAAACAGCTGGTTGGCACAACGCAAAAAGTACTGATAGAAGGTTTCTCTAAAAAATCAGACAAAGATTACAGCGGCAGAAGCGATCAAAATACGGTAGTAGTTTTCCCGGTAGGCGAAGGTTACAAACCGGGGCAGTATGTGAATGTACATATTGACAGATGTACCACTGCTACTTTAATTGGAACAGTGAGCCCCAAACCCCCTGAAGGGGAGTTACGCCGTGTGGCAATGGGGATATAAATTAATAATTAACTAACTAACTAACTCCCCCTTTAGGGGGTCGGGGGGTATGGAAATACAAGAAATTAAACAACGCTTCGGCATTATTGGCAATTCGCCTTTATTGAACCGGGCAATAAATATAGCCAACCAGGTAGCACCTACTGATATCTCGGTACTGATTACCGGCGAAAGCGGTAGTGGTAAAGAAGTGTTTTCACACATCATACACCAGATGAGCCCGCGTAAGCATGGGCCGTTCATCGCGGTTAACTGCGGTGCTATACCTGAGGGCACTATCGATTCTGAATTATTCGGTCACGAAAAAGGTGCCTATACCGGCGCGGTTGGCGAACGTAAAGGGTACTTTGAAACGGTAAACGGCGGTACCATATTTTTAGATGAAATTGCCGAAATGCCGTTGGGTACACAAGCACGTTTACTGCGTGTTTTGGAATCGGGTCAATACATTAAAGTTGGATCATCCAAAGTAGAGAAAACCAATGTACGTGTTATAGCCGCTACCAATGTTGATGTATATGACGCGGTAAAAGCAGGCAGGTTCAGGGAAGATCTGTATTATCGTTTAAATACCGTTCCGCTGCGCATACCTCCTTTGCGCGACAGGAAGGAAGATATTTTCCTGCTATTCCGGAAATTTACCTCTGATTTTACCGATAAATACCGCACGCCGCCCATTCAACTGGACGACGATGCGCAGCAGATCCTGATCAATTATTCATGGCCCGGTAACGTTAGGCAACTAAAAAATATGGCCGAGCAATTAGCTGTGCTGGAAACCGACCGCATTATTACTGGTCCAACCCTGCTTACCTACATCCCGCAGGAAGTAAGCGGCAGAAATTTGCCTATGCGGATAGATCAGCAAAAAGAGGATTTCTCCGAACGCGATATATTATACAAGGTATTGTTTGATATGAAGCGCGATATGGTGGAGCTTAAAAAACTGGTAGCCGAGATTGTAGAACACGGAGGTGTATCACCAAATTTTGCCAACCACTCCCAGGCCATAAACCAGCTTTACCGCGATATTGAATTACCCGGTAATCCAGAGGCACAATTTACGCTGCAACAACCCGTTAATAACAATAATAACAAACCCGACTCATTCAATATAACGCACGATCATGAGGAAGTGGAAGAATCGTTATCATTAGTTGAAAAAGAATCGGACCTTATACGCAAGGCATTAAAAAAACACAAAGGCAAACGCAAGCTTGCCGCTAATGAACTGGGTATATCAGAACGTACATTGTACAGGAAAATAAAAGAATTAGATTTATAGGATAACAAGGCAGATGAAGAAAATACTTGGAATTTTTGTCGCGGTGAGTTTTTTGGTTTTTGTTTTGCCCTCATGCTCCTTTACTTTAAACGGTGCTTCAACAGTAGGTTTAAAAACAATATATGTGGGCTATTTTGATAACAATGCCCCCTTTGTGGTGAGTAACCTGAGCCAGAATTTTACTGAAGCCTTAAAGGCGCGTATACGCTCAACAACTAACCTCAACATTATACAAAATCAGCAGGCCGATGCTGTTTTAACAGGTACAATTACAGGTTACAGCATAGCTCCGGTATCAATCCAGGCTACTACGGGTAATACAGCGCCTATTGCCGGTGCATCTGCATTAACCATTACGGTTGAGGTAAAGTATGTCAACAATGTAGATAAAAAGCTGAGCTACGAACAGTCATTCAGCGAGCCCGGTAACTTTACCGGCGACCTTACCGGCAGCAAGCAGGATAACCTTATAACAACCCTTAACCTGGCCCTCACCGAAGATATTTTTAACAAAGCCTTTGCAAGTTGGTAAGCAATTCGTAGTTTCAACCTCGTGGATCAATATTTAAATAACCGGCGGACAGAACTTTTATGGGAGTTATTAGATAACCCTGCAGCTAAAGGGGCGGAGTATGCCTATAATTTACACCAGCTAGTTAAGGACTATCCGCAGAGCGGCCTCTTACAGTCATTACTTTTATATGCAGGCGATGGAGGGAATTTATCGCGCGCAACCACATACAGCAATCCGCAGTTACTATATAAGATAGTTAATGATCCTGATGGCTTGCATACAGTTAGCCCAGATCAAATTGTTAGTCTTAAAGATACCCATCATCAGGCGGAGCCATTATTAATGCCGGATACTGGTGCGGAAAATGAATCTACGGAACAACCATCCGCAGAAACAGAACACGAGGAACTGCTCGAAAATCCTGAATACGCGGTAATACCTGTTGAAGATAATGAAACTGTTGAGCAGCAATATACTATAGATCCCAATGCCGAAGGTCAGGTACTAACTGCCGAACAGATAAGGGAAGAAGTGGCGGAAGATGAGCAGGCAATAGCCGAAGCCGCAGCAATAGCCGAAGAAGAAGCCGGGAATATAGTTGAACCGCTGATTGAGCTCGAAGAAAAAGAGCCGCAAATAGAGCATGCTATTGATGATGAGATTTTCGACGAGATACAAAGTATCGAGGATATAAACAGATCAAATGCAGACGATGAGTATGACGAAGATGAGGTGTATGATGAGATACAGGGCATAGAAGGTATAAACCTGTCGAACATACGTTATGATACGCCGAGCCATAAAGAGCCCGAGCCTGTAGCTGATGATACCCCGGACGTGCCTGTTGTTGAAAACGAAGAAACTACCGATACCGGCCGTAAGCAAAACCTGAACCGGGAAGAAGAAAAACTGATACTGGGTAATATTGCTGCCAGCGATTTCTTTGTTTTTGATCGCGCCTTTGGCGATAAGAAAAAAACAAACACGGATGTTACGATAGACAAGTCGCAACCAGCAGCTGAGCCATTCAAACCTTATGCGCATAAT
Protein-coding regions in this window:
- a CDS encoding sigma-54 interaction domain-containing protein — protein: MEIQEIKQRFGIIGNSPLLNRAINIANQVAPTDISVLITGESGSGKEVFSHIIHQMSPRKHGPFIAVNCGAIPEGTIDSELFGHEKGAYTGAVGERKGYFETVNGGTIFLDEIAEMPLGTQARLLRVLESGQYIKVGSSKVEKTNVRVIAATNVDVYDAVKAGRFREDLYYRLNTVPLRIPPLRDRKEDIFLLFRKFTSDFTDKYRTPPIQLDDDAQQILINYSWPGNVRQLKNMAEQLAVLETDRIITGPTLLTYIPQEVSGRNLPMRIDQQKEDFSERDILYKVLFDMKRDMVELKKLVAEIVEHGGVSPNFANHSQAINQLYRDIELPGNPEAQFTLQQPVNNNNNKPDSFNITHDHEEVEESLSLVEKESDLIRKALKKHKGKRKLAANELGISERTLYRKIKELDL
- the sov gene encoding T9SS outer membrane translocon Sov/SprA, coding for MTKTFTFKIVTLILILAAFCGQEKVFAQQSPNGKRDSTSSKAPLNLQQSNNMRLREGLFDPDPPNLVRTIEYDPVANQYIMYERVGDMLYRPPQYLTFAQYLALRERQNERDYFKKLADNYAYQSQQPGFIPQIKVRSQTFSRIFGGENIDIKAQGSANATFTGQINKNENPLFNTAQRDQFNFNFDQQIQLNVVGTIGDKLTFNTNYNTNAQFQFDNQVKMDYKGHDDDIIQEIQAGTVSMPLNTQLITGTQALFGVKTKLKFGKLTMTSILSQQRSQSKTITITNGSEQGNFKLTTDAYDANKHYFLSQYFRDNYDKALANIPIISSNINITKIEVWTTNRTNVTTNSRDILAFMDLGENKPYNTRLIQGGPSYSGLPAGSDIPGFPQQSNSLLKNLPADARLTNSNAIATYFNSTGSTDNYAKLTYARQLTSKEFTLHPQLGYISLNYPLNNDEVLAVAYQYTYNGVTYQVGEFSSDRAVNNNNPNVLYVKLLKNTLLKTNLPTWKLMMKNIYNLGAYQISPTNFKMNISRLDNNSGIAKQIMAEGKNTTGKLWIQLTDLDNLDQQQQKKPDGYFDFIEGITIDSKNGFLIFPEVEPFGSDLAAKFAPGETSLVSTYVYQQLYDSTKTVAQQFYPQLNRYVIQGTYTSQGGSEYQLNATNIPQGSVIVTAGATKLVEGNDFTVDYNAGTIRILNQAILSSGVPITVNLENNELFGVQQKSLYGSRFDYDASPKLKLGATIMHLTEQPISQNEAVGDESISNTIWGFDGHYSSDSRLLTRLVDKIPFIHTKAPSSINLSGEFAQLLPGTPSVLNYAGSKNGTAYLDDFENSQSDIDLKSAISWQISGTPQLFPESQRFNDLSYGFHRARLAFYNIDPIFYTSSSIPVSRAELSKPYVREVLETEVFPFKQSVTGQPLVLPTLDLAFYPKVRGPYNYTTTGINSDGTLQTPANNWGGMMRAISTTDFEALNVGYIEFWVLDPFINNKNSGYLYFDLGSISEDILKDGRKSLENGLPVNGDYSTVDTTAWGRVAKLQPVVDAFDNDPNARALQDVGLDGLNDADERAKFGTVVQRVKAVVSPQAATDFANDPSTDNYQYYQGPKLDQAGAGILQRYSQYNGTDGNSKTAQQSQALLGLQTSASTSLPDAEDIDRDNNMSTDDEYFEYKVPINPQNLVVGQGFVNDKVTSSVKLANGVTQSYTWYQFRIPINSYQAAIGGIQDFKSIRFIRMYMTGFADTSILRFATLQLVRGDWRAYNSDNTAANVIADPAIVNPVPDGSTMVVGTVNIEENGNRVPIPYVVPPGIQRQTNYTGINANTKLNEQSLSLTVTNLHDGYSQTAFKTFNNDLRNYKHLQMFIHAEALPTQQLKDNDLSAFIRLGIDYVDNYYECEIPLQVTQPGSTNPNSIWPAANQLDLELSVLTNAKLARNNARYKGQPWPLNIPYTVTVGIYKITIMGQPDLSRLSTVMLGVRNPYKLNNPTNDDGLQKSGIVWFDELRLTDFNERKGWSAIAKADVKLADFADITVSGSKTTAGFGTLDSKIGDRTLDNTQSYDISANVELGKFFPDKSGVHIPTYINVSNQTSMPLYDPASPDIELSQTLKAATSTKQKDSIKNAAEDYTERKSINFTNVHIAKTNPATPNRVWDIDNFNATYAFTDMEHHDFNTVTDFEKTYRFALAYNYAIKPKYISPFAKIIKNNLLTIFKDINFNLMPSRLNFSIDFDRFDSQTTLRNNDPTNIIPIPTTYNNTFNITRVFGVGWNLTKSLTLNIDATNLSTVDEPQGPLTGLNRDTLWNNLKHLGRTINYNHTVALTWAVPINKLPYMDWVTANFSYNTQFTWMAQPGFSIDDPQFEVGNSIQNRRTIEFDPTFNFITLYNKFPLLRRAQKGEGMSKLSKVLLGLLTSVKSLNATYTQTQGTYLPGYLPQSTIFGEDPSYSAPGIGFLLGSQADLRPQAIAKGWISSDTLQNQLYVQSYNSDLHFSSTLEPIPGLRILLTAFKTQDHTYQSNFKYLAATNSFENLSPVITGDYSISYMTLATAFSKTSGINNTSAVYENFLNDRSEISTRLGKTNPNSTGVVGGFADGYGPNSQDVLVPAFLAAYTGKDPSKSSLSQFPNIPIPNWQITYSGLAKIPFISEIFDSFDLKHAYSSTYNVGGYTTLLQYSETDGNATSRDVNNDFLPLYQFSQITIFEQFAPLLGVDMRFKNNVTANFSYSQSRALSLSLLNSQLAQQNENDVIFGFGYKAKNFRFPFGLFKNVILKNDLTFNLTFDLRDTKTLIYQPDVLAAQVSSGAQNITYRPEVDYSISQRFTVSFFYDSNITRPYTSQTFTTSFTNFGFNLKLLLQ
- a CDS encoding MiaB/RimO family radical SAM methylthiotransferase — its product is MDLLIPDKTHDESRQGEALLLEPVAGKNNGRKLYIESYGCAMNFSDSEIVASILQDKGFETTTDFNNADVVLINTCSIRENAEQRVRNRLKEFTVAKVKNPGMVVGVLGCMAERLKSKFLEEEKLVDVVVGPDAYRDLPGLIERVDDGQKAVNVLLSREETYADISPVRLNSNGINAFVSIMRGCDNMCSFCVVPFTRGRERSREPLSIVAECTDLFNRGYREVTLLGQNVDSYKWNPEKQNAKAEDQKPIMGMDLLEKVLSSGEDLGETQDQALEEVKEGVTFANLLEMVAEISPELRIRFSTSHPKDITDDVLYTMKAYDNICKYIHLPVQSGNTRVLKLMNRTYSRDWYIDRINAIRRIIPECAISTDVITGFCSETEEEHQDTLSMMDYVQYYFAYMFMYSERPGTLAAKRYADDIPEAVKHQRLKEVVAKQQEHSHARLKQLVGTTQKVLIEGFSKKSDKDYSGRSDQNTVVVFPVGEGYKPGQYVNVHIDRCTTATLIGTVSPKPPEGELRRVAMGI
- the lptE gene encoding LPS assembly lipoprotein LptE yields the protein MKKILGIFVAVSFLVFVLPSCSFTLNGASTVGLKTIYVGYFDNNAPFVVSNLSQNFTEALKARIRSTTNLNIIQNQQADAVLTGTITGYSIAPVSIQATTGNTAPIAGASALTITVEVKYVNNVDKKLSYEQSFSEPGNFTGDLTGSKQDNLITTLNLALTEDIFNKAFASW